The proteins below are encoded in one region of Helianthus annuus cultivar XRQ/B chromosome 2, HanXRQr2.0-SUNRISE, whole genome shotgun sequence:
- the LOC110898951 gene encoding uncharacterized protein LOC110898951, which translates to MADRRTVADHISVAPTTVRSSITLPAVEANNWTIPPTLINIITHSVQFHGLRDEDPHAHLTRFGRAAIWLDSLPQGAITTWNDLQSKFLQKYFPPAKTARLRNLIYAFTEQPGESFYETWDRFKALLNKCPHHGLEEWRVVEKFYNGVSEATKRLLDSTAGGNMMKTKTAAECLEMMKDLATSTYTEPGFEGVTAASRGIHMVDSSVALAAQVESLTKMVKDIQVKISSKCEVCRGGHETVDCPVGSEEELSFVQNQGRGQGYNSGWQSRQTSNWQGRNPPGFQPRQSLFQTLADGQNSGESKSELSEFLKRNEESQSRANKLLESIVMQGEARHQEQVKKNQEFELMFRNQGSTIKSLERTVGEIANRMTERPVGTFPSSTQTNPNATAKAVTTRSGRGVEVEKPVDEVEEPVDEEIEMETPAGDVHPRLRPASTTQSSKSSGEKKKEKEPLRVYKPTAPYPGRLLAKSNSEQYSRFLEMLKKLHVNLPFIEALSKMPKYAKFLKDLLTNKKKLEELSSVTLSEECSAVVQNKLPKKMTDPGSFTIPCLIGDLTVSHALADLGASINLMPYSIFAKLNLGEPSPTRMSLQLADRSVKFPSGIIVNMLVKVDKFVFPVDFVILDMDEDSRVPLILGCPFLATARAVIDVLDGKLTLRVDDDAVTFDIQHSMKHTPQHDDTLYFIDTLMSHVGSFLGEVCGRESIETQMLGVDVEGIELTEFDLEQDSPLPSSEPSIGSECSKVSEVFEVLERKTPEEKPSREIPPPLELKELPSQLEYAFLSEGSQLPSLFHRV; encoded by the exons ATGGCTGATCGTAGGACCGTTGCTGATCACATTAGTGTTGCTCCCACCACTGTTCGCTCGAGCATCACACTTCCTGCTGTAGAGGCGAACAACTGGACCATCCCACCCACCTTGATCAACATCATTACCCATTCGGTCCAGTTCCATGGTTTACGAGATGAGGACCCACATGCTCATCTGACTAGATTCGGTAGG gctgctATCTGGTTGGACTCCCTCCCACAGGGAGCAATCACCACTTGGAATGATCTTCAATCTAAATTCTTACAGAAATACTTCCCACCTGCAAAAACCGCTCGTCTTAGAAATCTCATCTATGCATTCACTGAGCAGCCAGGGGAGTCTTTCTACGAGACTTGGGATAGGTTTAAGGCGCTGCTGAACAAGTGCCCTCACCATGGGCTTGAGGAGTGGAGAGTCGTGGAGAAATTCTATAATGGAGTTTCTGAAGCGACTAAGAGACTGCTTGACTCCACAGCAGGAGGCAACATGATGAAGACCAAGACTGCTGCTGAGTGTCTTGAGATGATGAAGGATCTAGCCACCAGTACTTATACCGAGCCAGGCTTCGAGGGCGTTACTGCTGCCTCTAGGGGTATTCATATGGTAGATTCTAGCGTAGCTTTAGCTGCCCAGGTTGAATCCTTGACAAAGATGGTCAAGGACATTCAGGTTAAGATTAGCTCTAAGTGTGAGGTGTGTAGAGGTGGGCATGAGACGGTAGATTGCCCGGTAGGATCTGAGGAGGAGTTGAGTTTTGTCCAGAACCAGGGACGAGGCCAGGGTTACAACTCTGGATGGCAGTCACGCCAAACCTCGAACTGGCAGGGCAGGAATCCCCCTGGATTCCAGCCTCGCCAGAGTCTGTTTCAGACCCTTGCTGATGGACAGAACAGTGGAGAGTCTAAATCTGAGCTGAGCGAGTTTTTGAAGAGGAATGAGGAGAGTCAGAGTAGGGCGAATAAACTCCTAGAGTCGATAGTGATGCAGGGTGAGGCTAGACATCAGGAGCAggtcaagaaaaatcaagagttTGAGCTCATGTTTAGGAATCAGGGGTCCACCATAAAGAGTTTAGAGAGGACCGTAGGAGAGATTGCCAACAGGATGACTGAGAGGCCAGTAGGTACATTCCCTAGTAGCACCCAGACTAACCCAAACGCTACTGCAAAGGCAGTGACTACTAGGAGTGGTAGAGGGGTAGAAGTAGAGAAGCCGGTCGATGAGGTCGAGGAACCGGTTGATGAGGAGATTGAGATGGAGACTCCTGCTGGCGATGTGCACCCTAGgctgcgcccagcaagtacaACACAATCCAGCAAGTCTTCGggagagaagaagaaggagaaggagcCACTTAGAGTCTATAAACCCACAGCTCCTTACCCTGGTAGGCTTTTAGCTAAGAGCAATTCTGAGCAGTATTCACGGTTCTTGGAGATGCTGAAAAAACTCCATGTGAACCTTCCTTTCATTGAGGCTCTATCTAAAATGCCTAAGTACGCCAAGTTCCTAAAGGATCTTCTCACAAACAAGAAGAAACTAGAGGAGTTGTCTAGTGTCACTCTTAGTGAGGAGTGTTCTGCAGTCGTGCAGAACAAGCTTCCTAAGAAGATGACTGATCCAGGGAGTTTCACCATTCCGTGTCTGATCGGAGATCTTACTGTCAGCCATGCGCTGGCCGACCTAggagctagcattaacctcatgccttaCTCCATTTTCGCTAAGCTCAATCTAGGCGAGCCATCTCCTACGCGCATGAGTCTTCAGCTCGCAGATCGATCTGTGAAGTTTCCAAGTGGTATCATAGTGAATATGCTTGTCAAGGTTGACAAGTTCGTTTTTCCGGTGGATTTTGTCATTCTTGATATGGACGAGGATTCTAGAGTCCCGCTCATTTTAGGATGTCCATTCCTTGCCACTGCCCGAGCCGTTATTGATGTTCTTGATGGTAAGCTCACTCTCCGCGTCGACGATGATGCGGTCACCTTTGACATCCAGCATTCGATGAAGCATACGCCGCAGCATGACGACACTCTTTACTTTATAGACACTCTTATGTCACATGTGGGTAGCTTTCTTGGTGAGGTTTGCGGTAGAGAGTCTATAGAGACCCAAATGTTAGGGGTAGATGTCGAGGGCATTGAGTTGACCGAGTTCGACCTAGAGCAGGATTCACCATTACCATCCAGCGAGCCATCCATAGGATCCGAATGTTCTAAGGTTTCTGAGGTGTTTGAAGTGTTAGAGAGAAAGACTCCTGAGGAGAAACCATCAAGGGAGATACCCCCGCCTCTAGAGCTGAAGGAACTGCCATCTCAGTTGGAGTATGCATTCCTTAGCGAGGGATCTCAGTTGCCGTCATTATTTCATCGAGTTTGA